A region of Triplophysa rosa linkage group LG16, Trosa_1v2, whole genome shotgun sequence DNA encodes the following proteins:
- the tra2a gene encoding transformer-2 protein homolog alpha isoform X1, giving the protein MSDAEDTRFEGRESRSPTKSERGSPARAKSESRSGSPSPSRASKRSESRSRSKSRSHSRRHSNRRYSRSRSRSYRKKSRSRSYSPEYRRKKSQSTSPMSNRRRHAGSRSSYSHDSKKDSNSHGDVRANPEPNTCLGVFGLSLYTTERDLREVFSRYGALAGVNVVYDQRTGRSRGFAFVYYERIDDAKEAMERANGMELDGRRIRVDYSITKRAHTPTPGIYMGRPTHNGGGSSSSSGGRRRDSYYDRGYDRYDRYDEYDYRYSRRRSPSPYYSRYRSRSRSRSYSPRRY; this is encoded by the exons atgagcgATGCCGAGGACACACGTTTTGAGGGAAGG GAATCCCGTTCGCCAACCAAATCGGAGCGAGGCAGTCCTGCCAGGGCCAAGTCGGAGAGCAGATCTGGCTCTCCCAGCCCTTCCAGAGCATCCAAGCGTTCTGAATCAAGATCACGATCCAAGTCCAG GTCTCACTCTCGCCGCCATTCAAACCGCCGGTACAGTCGTTCTCGATCTCGCTCCTACCGGAAAAAGTCTCGTTCTCGCTCTTACAGCCCTGAATATCGCCGCAAGAAATCCCAGAGTACATCACCCATGTCTAACCGCCGCAGACACGCCGGCAGCAGG AGCTCATACAGCCATGACTCCAAAAAAGACTCGAACAGTCATGGTGATGTCAGG GCCAATCCAGAACCAAACACGTGTCTGGGTGTATTTGGTCTGAGTCTGTACACCACAGAGCGAGACCTGAGGGAGGTCTTCTCACGTTACGGAGCTTTGGCTGGCGTCAACGTTGTGTACGATCAGCGCACGGGGCGCTCTCGCGGTTTTGCCTTTGTTTACTATGAGCGCATCGATGATGCAAAAGAG GCTATGGAGAGAGCAAATGGCATGGAGCTGGATGGGAGGCGCATCAGAGTGGACTATTCCATCACCAAACGTGCACACACCCCCACTCCCGGCATCTACATGGGTAGGCCGACACA TAACGGAGGTGGGAGCAGCAGCAGTAGTGGTGGACGAAGAAGAGATTCATATTACGATCGTGGGTATGATAGATATGACCGTTACGACGAGTACGACTACAGATACAG CAGGAGGCGCTCTCCATCACCTTATTACAGCCGATACAGGTCTCGCTCAAGATCTCGCTCCTACAGCCCAC gacGATACTGA
- the ccdc126 gene encoding coiled-coil domain-containing protein 126 — protein sequence MPPCRQLGSIAMLGCLLRRSMSHRLSILLVLFGLVWCLLLLHYTVTQPRRQSSAELRQQILELSHRYVKVLSQENQNPSGPQGTSMAGYADLKRTIAVLLDDILNRLVKLEGKVDVAVNASVHNISHPAGGAGTVLAAGMTVSRPTKLNLPTHRRDRRTNPLQFPPQSPDRPHKPHSSQ from the exons ATGCCACCGTGCCGGCAGCTCGGCAGCATTGCAATGCTGGGTTGTTTGCTGCGAAGGAGCATGTCGCACAGACTGAGTATATTGCTGGTTCTCTTCGGTCTCGTGTGGTGTCTGCTGCTGCTTCATTACACCGTCACACAACCACGTCGCCAGAGCAGCGCTGAGCTTCGCCAGCAGATCCTTGAGCTCAGTCATCGCTATGTCAAAGTCCTCAGCCAGGAGAATCAGAACCCTTCAGGGCCCCAGGGCACCTCCATGGCAGGATATG CTGATCTGAAGAGGACAATTGCCGTGCTGTTGGACGATATTCTAAACCGTTTGGTGAAGTTGGAGGGGAAAGTGGACGTTGCTGTAAACGCATCGGTGCACAACATCTCTCATCCTGCCGGGGGTGCCGGCACTGTCCTTGCTGCTGGAATGACTGTTTCCAGGCCTACCAAGCTAAATTTGCCTACCCATCGGAGAGACCGGCGTACTAACCCACTACAGTTTCCGCCACAGTCGCCCGATAGACCACATAAGCCGCACTCTTCACAATAG
- the tra2a gene encoding transformer-2 protein homolog alpha isoform X2, translating to MSDAEDTRFEGRESRSPTKSERGSPARAKSESRSGSPSPSRASKRSESRSRSKSRSHSRRHSNRRYSRSRSRSYRKKSRSRSYSPEYRRKKSQSTSPMSNRRRHAGSRSSYSHDSKKDSNSHGDVRANPEPNTCLGVFGLSLYTTERDLREVFSRYGALAGVNVVYDQRTGRSRGFAFVYYERIDDAKEAMERANGMELDGRRIRVDYSITKRAHTPTPGIYMGRPTHNGGGSSSSSGGRRRDSYYDRGYDRYDRYDEYDYRYRRRSPSPYYSRYRSRSRSRSYSPRRY from the exons atgagcgATGCCGAGGACACACGTTTTGAGGGAAGG GAATCCCGTTCGCCAACCAAATCGGAGCGAGGCAGTCCTGCCAGGGCCAAGTCGGAGAGCAGATCTGGCTCTCCCAGCCCTTCCAGAGCATCCAAGCGTTCTGAATCAAGATCACGATCCAAGTCCAG GTCTCACTCTCGCCGCCATTCAAACCGCCGGTACAGTCGTTCTCGATCTCGCTCCTACCGGAAAAAGTCTCGTTCTCGCTCTTACAGCCCTGAATATCGCCGCAAGAAATCCCAGAGTACATCACCCATGTCTAACCGCCGCAGACACGCCGGCAGCAGG AGCTCATACAGCCATGACTCCAAAAAAGACTCGAACAGTCATGGTGATGTCAGG GCCAATCCAGAACCAAACACGTGTCTGGGTGTATTTGGTCTGAGTCTGTACACCACAGAGCGAGACCTGAGGGAGGTCTTCTCACGTTACGGAGCTTTGGCTGGCGTCAACGTTGTGTACGATCAGCGCACGGGGCGCTCTCGCGGTTTTGCCTTTGTTTACTATGAGCGCATCGATGATGCAAAAGAG GCTATGGAGAGAGCAAATGGCATGGAGCTGGATGGGAGGCGCATCAGAGTGGACTATTCCATCACCAAACGTGCACACACCCCCACTCCCGGCATCTACATGGGTAGGCCGACACA TAACGGAGGTGGGAGCAGCAGCAGTAGTGGTGGACGAAGAAGAGATTCATATTACGATCGTGGGTATGATAGATATGACCGTTACGACGAGTACGACTACAGATACAG GAGGCGCTCTCCATCACCTTATTACAGCCGATACAGGTCTCGCTCAAGATCTCGCTCCTACAGCCCAC gacGATACTGA